The following proteins come from a genomic window of Geomonas sp. RF6:
- a CDS encoding carboxymuconolactone decarboxylase family protein, giving the protein MAKEIMDKLAEITRKRKKAHQKLVSLKSQVYDAFLQMEQVAFADGALSKKAKELIAIGISVQMDCESCMQWHIDQAAACGATYREILEAIEVGIEMGAGRVTVSARFALDAMEQAFPNEEA; this is encoded by the coding sequence ATGGCGAAGGAAATTATGGATAAGCTTGCTGAAATCACACGCAAAAGGAAGAAGGCTCACCAGAAGCTTGTTTCATTGAAGTCGCAGGTTTACGACGCTTTTCTTCAGATGGAACAAGTCGCCTTTGCGGACGGTGCTCTTTCCAAGAAGGCAAAGGAGTTGATTGCAATAGGCATTTCGGTGCAAATGGACTGCGAGTCATGTATGCAGTGGCATATTGACCAAGCAGCAGCATGCGGCGCTACGTACCGTGAGATTCTTGAAGCCATCGAAGTCGGCATTGAGATGGGTGCAGGTCGAGTAACGGTTTCGGCCCGATTCGCTCTTGATGCCATGGAGCAGGCCTTTCCAAATGAGGAGGCTTGA